CTGATTGGTAGCTCAAACCATTGTCCTTATGAACAAGGCAGCCAGGGGCGATGTACCGCTGGCTGCCTTGCTGCTGGTACCCGGCTTAAGGAGACGAATTATCCTCCAGCGATCATGAGGAAAAACTTGATCTCCTCTCCCTCTTCAAGCGGAGTCTCGGGTGAATCCATGTCTTTTTTAGACGCCTTGGCCAGGATCGGGGCGTTGAAATTATTCTCCTCCTGGTTCCAGAGCTGTTCAGGCATATTCTGGCTGTAGCGGTACCCAATCTCTGTCAGGAGGTCGCCATAAGTAGCTCCAGGCGCGAGGTCAACCCTGGTCGTTTTTACTCCGACAAAATCCGCTAAGATCCCATGAAAGATGGCTTTGACCGTCACTATGGATACATGTCCTCTGCGATATGGTTCAGGCCCAGTTCGATCAGTTTTTCCTTGGTGGGCCTGCCTGTCTCCCAATCCCACTTACGATAGTTATAATAATCCTTGAGCAGCAGGTCCATGTCCGGTACCTGGCCGGGTATGTTGCCATCCGTATAAGCCTGAAGCACAATCTTGGGCAGCCTGTCTCCCTCCCTGGTCAGGCCGAGCTTATTGCTGATGGCCCGCTTGAGGTTGATGGACCGGTCGCCCGCGGTGAGGAGGTCTTCCGGGCTCACCTCCCACCCGGTCAGGGCGTTGAGGATTTGGGCAAGCTGCGTCGCGGAAAGGCTCGAGAACTTACAAAGCGTCAAAGCGTCAAAGAGGTCCTTGTAGCTCTGATACTTGGCCGCGG
The window above is part of the Deltaproteobacteria bacterium genome. Proteins encoded here:
- a CDS encoding MoaD/ThiS family protein; the protein is MTVKAIFHGILADFVGVKTTRVDLAPGATYGDLLTEIGYRYSQNMPEQLWNQEENNFNAPILAKASKKDMDSPETPLEEGEEIKFFLMIAGG